GCATATTCCAACCTGCCAATAACAGAATAAATTTCAGGAGATGGCACAAAAAGTTAGCAAACAAAGATCAAATACAGAACAAATAACCAACAACATCAGCAAGATGAGCACAGCCGCCAACGATTTTAAAGAAGGCACCCTCATACTACATTAACCCAATTTTATACATGCTTCATAAGTACAGGCTCACAATATCAGCATTGGCACTTGTTTATGCGTTAAGCAGTATGAGCCAACTTGCACAAAACAGAACCATATCAAGCATATTATCACTGGATAAAACACCTAACCCCATATAATGAAACTTGAGAATTCCTTACGTTGTGATCTCTCAGGAAGCTGATTTGATGGGAATATCAGAAGTTCAACACCATCGAAATTCCCTTTGAGGGCTAGATCATTCTTGATCATAGCATCCAACAGGATCTTGTAGTCTCTTTCGTAACTgcattcaaaattgaaaaagattgCATACTAagcaataaagaaaaatatgttctgcagaaaggaaaaatccctcaaaatataaaatgaaaaacaagcATGCTTATCGTTACCTCTCAAGATCTTTGGCAAAGAAGTAAAGTGCAATGTTATCTTCTTTAGCACCACTTTGATGGAAGTGTGATGGCCATACACTCAAGCGAGGTACTTCACTCAGAGGAACTTTGAACTGAAATTTGTTCACCACTTCAAGAACCCTTGGTGATGCACAAGTTGACAAATGAGCTTGAACTCCACCACATAAATCCAAATAATTTCCACCTCTCTGCACTTCGAAACTCCCCCTGCATGAAAATAAGAGGAGCCTATCTCGTAAGAAATTGTCAAGATgaaacataaagaaagaaaaaaaaatgcagagTATGAAGCAGACAAGACTGATAACAAATAGAAACCACGAGACCCTACTGCCAGATGTATTCATATTCTGGTATGGCTGTTGTCTTTGCAAGAACATACATCGCCACTGAAGCATGACTATGCAAATCTTTCACTGTAGACTTTCCAAGAGAAGGAACAACAGAAACAGAGTCTGTCACTTTGGAAGGAAACACAGAATCAATGGGCTGCACTGTATGCTGCTTTAAATTATTGACAGTTGTATTCTTGTAAGAGTCAGAAGTAGAAGTCCCAAGAACTGTTTGTCCATCATGTGATCCTTCACTACACGTGATATTATTCAACTTATTTGAAATCAATGATTGCTCTTGAGAAGCTACTTCATAACTTAAGTCCACGTTTGATGTGGACAACTCATCAGATGGATCGaatactctcttttttctgtATATTTCAGGCTTTCTAAGCAAAGCCGCGTGAATTGCATCTTTCAACCTATTACCTCTCGGCATATCCTCCCTAGAACTTATTGGAGTAGAAGCATCAGTACCAGAAGTCTGTGAAATGCCAACTCTGCAAAATTCCGCAGTATGACCTATGTCTTTACACTTTGGACTAGCTGCAACAGTAGGCCTACAGCGAGCAGAGCTCTCCCTGGTTTTATCAGCCTGACTTGTCATTTCCACTGATTGCGGGAACGCATCTTCTAATGTTTCGTCAACATTAGAgcatggtttctcaacaatcCCAGAATAGCTGGATAAGGGTTCATCCTTAGAGCTAACTTGGTTTGACTTTTGTTCAGAAGCAGAATTACATATTCCATTCGTAGATGAACCTCCAACTGCAACAGCAAACACATTGGTCATACCTTAAATTAGTAACACCAACTACTTTCAACATGCACCAACAGCAAACAAATTATAGAGAGAAACATAGGACACAACCACAAGCTTGAAAAACACAAGTTCCACCATCAAAAAGGCAAGAAAGCTACCTGAAGCATTTTGAGGCTCAACACCTTTACGAGTCAGATTACCAATAGATTTTGTTACGGTACTTAATTTTCCATCAGGTAATACGACCTTTGACTCTCGATTGTTGCTCACAGATGAAAGCAAACTAGTTTCACCACGAGATGCTGGGTCAATCTTAGGTGTTGAAACAATAGGACTAGCTGCGGGAAAACTAGCAAGGGGGCGGTCCAGTTTGgacaaattttttctttcaattgtgCTCCGCTCTTTTGCTTGTTTCAATCCTTTTAGATCTTGAACATGGCTAAATTTAGATGAAAGCATTTTAACTTTGGATTCAGACACATTTGAACGCCCTGAGTTCGCAGATTTgaatgacacagatttgcccATCATTCTGGCCACCCTCTCCTTCATATCAAGGGAAGAATGTTCTTTAGatcccttttgcttttgagGAACATCATCTACAGTCTTAACTCTTGGTTTGGAAGTCAAGGTGTTGAATGAATTTGACTTTAACAATGTACCTGCAAACAGAATACGATGAactgttattttttaatataaaactctacaaaaatgtaaatatgaaaaataagaaacccCACCTAGACATCACAAAGCATAAGAACTACCATACaataaaaagagaaggatAGAGATGGAGCATGTACCATGCAGCAATAACTACTCACCCTTGGTTGTTTGAAGCCGTATACCACTAGAAGGAGAGCGTGCAGTTTCTGATATATCATTAATGGACTGTGAGCTCTGATAAGTTGACCTCAATCTTTCCTTATCTATGCTCTTGAACGAAGACTCACGTGATAGAGCACCCATTCTCTTAGGGCTGGATGGCCTTGGTGATCCCACACGAATTTCAAGAGCCTGCCTTTTCGCAGCAGGAGCTACTTCTATATTTTCTGCTAGTCTCTTATTAGAGAATTGTGTACTCAAAATGGCTTTGTCCATTTTTTTCCCCTCCATATCTGAACCTTAATAATTCAAATGtcgaaaaaaaaatcagtgcATTTCACAAATAACAGCATGTTAGCATCTGTTTTCAGAAAACTAATATAACTCAATTTGCTTTACCTTGCTTCTGGTTGTCAGCTTCCTCAGCAAACTTGCATTCCTCACACAGCCATTGACCTTTAGGAACTCTCCGAAGCATCTTTCGCATGCAATAGCTGCTTTTTGCAATAATAATGTTAACAAATTTTGATCACAGGCATTGGATCAACATAAAATATCGCCATCAAAACCTAACAGCAGAAAGTATGGTGAAAGACTATTACATGTGTTCTGCACCATCGCTGCACCTACTACACATGGCAAGCATATCTTCGCGACCTGCATCCCCACAAATATCGCATACTTTTACCTGTTtatgaaccccaaaaaaaaaaagggaaaattttTAGTCCTTCAgctaaagaaagaagaggctAAAGTTTCTTCTACTAAAATACAGATCCTCCAGAACTTAAAGTAAAAAGAAGCCATTACAGGCCTCAACACAGTTGAATACATCAAGCATATCATCCTTCAAACGAAAATGTGAAGGCATCAGTATCTAACTAAATAGCAAACATTTGACAAATTCTTAACAAACAAAGACGGATGTGTTCCTAATCACACTGACAAAAGCCGCAAATACCTGATTGCTCAATATTTTCCGAAAACATGTTAATCAACATTAGGCTTGACCAATCAATTGAGTGCTAACGACAACAGACAATTCATGGGACCACAGTTCTGTGAACCATAAATCAAGAGGCTTATATTTACAAACCTTCAGAACTAACAACTagcaagaaaatatcattctATCCGAAAACATATATAGAGGCACTTAGGGGAAGCCCAAAAAAAAGTCCAAAGAACACAGATAACAAGAATTTTATGCAGACAAGTCATACAtacaaattttactttttgggggggggaggggggagaACTCACATCATGCTCCACAATGTCCGATTCATCACTGTCATCTCCAGAAGCAGATTGCAAGGGCTGCTTCTCAGCTACTGCGACCAACTCATTAGACTTCACATCTTGTTCACCATGATCCAAACATTTCAAAGCTTCATCATTTAGGTCTTGGCCATTACCATTGGTCTCTACTTCTTTCTTCGGACAGATTTTTGTAGAGGCCCCCAAACCTTTATTAGAATCAAATTTCTGGCGAGCGACAATATCAGATGGTGACTCTTTTATTAATGATGAATCCATATTCCCAGAGCATTCTGGCAGTTTTCCCTGCATATGAGAAGACGCATCCTCTCCTAAAtcagttattaaaaaaaataaaaataaaaagttaaggAACATGATGCACCAATTTGTGAGTGGGAGCGTGACTTTGCACCTTTGTTGCACTATCACCAGCATCTGCAGCTTTTACCATCTCTGACAAGACTGACTTGTGTGCCTTTTCAACTTCTTCTGGATCTACACTACCAACTGAAGCAAAACTACAAGACAAATTCTTCCGTTCTACATTTCTGTTATGGTGATTGACTGCTAAATTTGCATCATTGACTCTACTTATACATGAAATGTTATCGTCATTGACTTCAACAACTTTTGAATCCTCAAACGTATTTGTAAGCATCTCAAAACCTTCTACAGCATCAGATGTATCAGAAGACCTTATGGGTGCTTTGCTTTCAGCATTTTCAGACAAAGAATCATGACTTGAATTAACACTAAGTAGGTTACTAGTCTCACTGGTGGTATGTTGTAAACTGTCACATGCCTTGCTCTTAAAAGAGGCTGAAGTATCGCCCACATTGATAGAATATTGACTAGCCGCATTAACACGACAGGTTTCATCAGAAAATTCATCAGCCTTTGACCCCATAAGAGCTCTATTAAAATGCACACAAGATGAACAGGGAGCAGAACACAGGTTACAAGCCCCAGACTCGCCTCTCATATGAACTTTCCGACTCATAGAATGCTTACCAAATTCTTTTATAGATTGAGATGACACCTAATAAATGCAATAAATCAATTAGGAACGGATACAATACAAAAATTAACAATgagaattgaaaaagaaaaaaacttatgaAAGATGTATAGACAACTCCTGAGTTTTCAACAGTGACCATATTTAAGCATGGAAAATGTAAAAATCAGGTCAATGAGATAAAGGCAACACCAAAAGTCACTCTCAGTTTAAGGGAGTattgataaaaagaaaataacacaCTAAACCAGATTTCATTATGAGAAATAATGTTCTCATGGtcgttcttttattttgagttgttAATGCTCATTATTACCAATGTCCTCCAAATGCACCTGAATAACATCCTCCACTACCAAACAAAGAAGGATAACAAGTAACTACAACTGCAGGAAGCTGCATGTGGCAATCCCCTCCACTGGCCCGTCAACATtctcacaaataaaaattacttttAGTTTAATGTATAAGAGAAATTCCTGCACTGTTCCTAGAATGGATTTAATCAACCATTACAGCTGCACTCCTAGTCAGCGAGAAGTGTCCAATGAAGTTATTAGCAAGAAATGCATATGGTTTGCAGCACAAACTAATTCCTGCACTGTTCCTAGAACCTGGATTCAATCATCCATTATAGCCACACTCCTAGTTATTCAGAAATGTCTACTGAGATTCTTATAACTCTAACGTTGTTCCTCATagtcaacaaaaaaacaataaactcCCAAAAGCTTAATTgtctatttctctttttcttttctttttctttgaaatacGCACTACTGCATGATACAGGAAAAGACAGctgaaaattaataaaaagaaaaagaaagaaggcaaATTACCCTGTTTTCTCACCATATTCTTCTTAATATCATGATCAGTCTCATCAGCAGGCCCTTGCATACGATGACTCCCTCTCAAGACTGGTGTGATCTAAAAGGGGACACCAAAATTACATTAATTCCAATCTCCGGTAGCCAATTATGGAATACTCTGGACTAACATTAATGGCTGAAAACTAAATCCATTTAGAGGCAAAGAGACTCATATCAAGCTAACAAatttaatatgtatatatatgtacaaagTGATGCAATCAAACCCAGAATGAAACTTGACAAAATATAGGCCCAAAAACCCTAACCATGAAACCAACACTATCTTGAATAATACAACCGTTTGGCAATCAATTCAGCGAGTCATCCGATCATActgaagaaaatcaaattctccCAAAAGAGAAGGGGTTAAAAGAACCAAGTCGGCTAACAATTACGTGCCTCTGGTTTCATAACAATCCGCGTGGCGGTGTAAAGCTCATCGACTGCCCGTTCCTTCCGGCAGGACATCATCAAGATGACAACCAGTCCCAACCCTAATCTAATCCAAACCCAAACTCCGCTATTCCAATTGCAGGAATCCCTCACGGTTGAATTCAATTCGATTGAAAACCCTAACTTCCCAGCAAATGGTATCCAAAAATCAAGTTCTCAGACAACAACCACACGACCATCTACTATATTACACCACACAGAATCTGATTAAATAAAATgttttgtgtttatttatatataaaatatatatctcgctttctctctctacttttttctatctctctctgtgaTCTGGGAAAAAATCCTGCAATGGAATCCATCTACATATTAAGCAGCTTAAATCTCGCcaggaattttattttctacgGAAAATGAGTAAATGAGTAAAGTTTCGTATATTTCGAATTTAAATGCGGGCCTAAAAAAATTGGGGTCCtctgaaaaaaatttgtgggTCTACCATATTACGGCCTgtctagtttttttattttgaagaatAATGTTACTCTtatcatattatattatattctCATATTACCTTATGTGGTAATTAAAATGGACAGTCacacattaataaaaattatttaataatttttttcttttatgatttatttttctaattttcttaatgaaaatatactttattgatttaattgatgtagcATATAATATGTGACATACTTCATatggtataaaaatataggatAAAAATGTAGTAAGTATAgcattactttaattttttttttaaatttgacaattaaaaatttaacatcAGGTTCctctaaaaacaaaacatgacGTTTTATTTTGGTACCATATATGgccaaacccaaaagaaaaaggtttttggtttattttaagAAGTTACACTTCTTCCCCACTAGTCTAACTTATTTTCTACTACGaactatataattttaattttgaaaatttttaatCTTGTAGTTGAATTTGATTTGGAATCAaggcaaaattataaaattggtCAAATTAATAGATTAAATTTGACAAGGATCAAATTTGACATAGatcatagaaagaaaaaaaaaaaagttgaattgTAAGGACAAACAAGAAATATAATATGCGTAAAAAGACATATGTCGCGGATCTTCTTCgtaaaaaatttatcttttcAGAAAACGTGTAAATAGAGGTATTATCTCTATTATTACAAAGTCAACCATTCTTTTTGGGTCATAAGTTTCACCCATAAAAAATTAtctctaataataataatcacgAAGGCTAAGGCTTGGATGGATATTGATCTGCATTCATCTTTCCTTGTGGTTCAAATCGTATTATCTTCCTATGCGGACAAGCGAAGATGATATGCCTAACAAGTGGCATgctacaaaataaataaataatatgggTACCTACCACGCAAATTACTTCATAGTTAAGTTAAACCACCCGCAATTTCATaataaaacctaaaaaatgCGTTATGAATCAAATCATTCAAATCGCAttctttttggaatttttatgaaaaggtTAAGTTGTTAGTTACATTACATAGTTGGCATTAAACTACATTAATCAATCGGGTGTTTGTCAGCCTGCCGAGAGGTATAATGTGCAGAAAGCAAaagcagagaaagaaaagcacTGGCCACAAAGATTGCATCAAACCACCGGTGATAGAAGTCAAACTGAATATCTCCACCCAATACATCTGTTATGATCATCCTGCCAGGAGATAAAAGCTCAGGCAACAACACTCTTATCTCTATCCAAAACTCGTTCAACATGCAATCAAGTTTATATGACACAAGACCTAACAAAGTTTGACGACCATCATTTGGAAATCTGCACTTCTAGACAGACAAAACATGACTAAAGTAACAATTTCAGTCAATAATCAAGTGTCGTATACTGTTTTTATATTAGTATAGTTCTCTCTTAATTTGTGagttcaaaatttcaatttattaaatgatAAGGTATTAATTCCAACATACTGTAAATGTAGTTTACAATTACAACAAGAAATATTCCTCGCACCATTACTGTTGTCAATACTTGGATGCATCCTGTAAGACAAAGTATTTTGGTCGGTTACTATTTTTCCCCGAGCCCTCCATACTTATGAAGTATAAGAGGAGGACAATGTTTTTGTTCTGTAAGAGGCaacttcttgttttcttgtaAATGTGCATCAAATTCATTTCAAAGTTTTGAAGCATGTTTTCGCCCtaacaaaatataataattaggAAATTTGAGGTGCGGTATGCACACTAGAGTGAAAATAATTAGCACTTAAGCTCAAAACAACTGaccaaaattcataaatataaTCAGAGTCCAGACCATTCAACatcaaaggaaagaaaaacccaaaactaaGTCGAATGTACTCAGTTGCCTGTACTCAATTATCGGCATACCTGTACTCAGTTGCCAAGCTTTTTCTTATCAAAAGAATAGAGGACAGGAAGTACATTCCCATAATTTCAGAGAGAAACAGTACAACATTGCTAGAAGATCCACTCCCAACTCTTGATACTGCAAAAAAGAACTGTGCACAGCAAAGACAGAAAGCTAAGCCATAGGATATcagaaaacaatgaaaaaagatgCCCCATTTATCCTTCCACCAGTTTCTCGTTAACAAagataacaaaaaatgaaaaagcttGAGGGCATTGATGTCATTGATGTCATTGCACCAGGCATGTATATAAAAAGGTCATATCAAAATACTATGCCACTTAATAATCCAAAGACTGGTAAAAGAACAACCAGTGTATTCCCAGAAAACAACTTAAAATGGGATTAAGACCTGGTTAagatcaatttattttttattcaagtAATTGTAGCACTAGCATGCACAAcctaaaaaaaaggaagtatCTGGTTATAAACTCCAGATCCAAAACAACTGTGTTTTAACTTTCGGCTATTTAGCCTTGCTGGTTGTCTGCAACTCAgtcaaaagtaaaaaagcaAGCATTCagaactcttttttttcaatttttctaaaaagacTGGACACCGCATATTGGTAATCAGTCTGAA
Above is a window of Prunus persica cultivar Lovell chromosome G2, Prunus_persica_NCBIv2, whole genome shotgun sequence DNA encoding:
- the LOC18787726 gene encoding uncharacterized protein LOC18787726 isoform X4; its protein translation is MQGPADETDHDIKKNMVSSQSIKEFGKHSMSRKVHMRGESGACNLCSAPCSSCVHFNRALMGSKADEFSDETCRVNAASQYSINVGDTSASFKSKACDSLQHTTSETSNLLSVNSSHDSLSENAESKAPIRSSDTSDAVEGFEMLTNTFEDSKVVEVNDDNISCISRVNDANLAVNHHNRNVERKNLSCSFASVGSVDPEEVEKAHKSVLSEMVKAADAGDSATKGKLPECSGNMDSSLIKESPSDIVARQKFDSNKGLGASTKICPKKEVETNGNGQDLNDEALKCLDHGEQDVKSNELVAVAEKQPLQSASGDDSDESDIVEHDVKVCDICGDAGREDMLAMCSRCSDGAEHIYCMRKMLRRVPKGQWLCEECKFAEEADNQKQGSDMEGKKMDKAILSTQFSNKRLAENIEVAPAAKRQALEIRVGSPRPSSPKRMGALSRESSFKSIDKERLRSTYQSSQSINDISETARSPSSGIRLQTTKGTLLKSNSFNTLTSKPRVKTVDDVPQKQKGSKEHSSLDMKERVARMMGKSVSFKSANSGRSNVSESKVKMLSSKFSHVQDLKGLKQAKERSTIERKNLSKLDRPLASFPAASPIVSTPKIDPASRGETSLLSSVSNNRESKVVLPDGKLSTVTKSIGNLTRKGVEPQNASVGGSSTNGICNSASEQKSNQVSSKDEPLSSYSGIVEKPCSNVDETLEDAFPQSVEMTSQADKTRESSARCRPTVAASPKCKDIGHTAEFCRVGISQTSGTDASTPISSREDMPRGNRLKDAIHAALLRKPEIYRKKRVFDPSDELSTSNVDLSYEVASQEQSLISNKLNNITCSEGSHDGQTVLGTSTSDSYKNTTVNNLKQHTVQPIDSVFPSKVTDSVSVVPSLGKSTVKDLHSHASVAMYVLAKTTAIPEYEYIWQGSFEVQRGGNYLDLCGGVQAHLSTCASPRVLEVVNKFQFKVPLSEVPRLSVWPSHFHQSGAKEDNIALYFFAKDLESYERDYKILLDAMIKNDLALKGNFDGVELLIFPSNQLPERSQRWNMLFFLWGVFRTTRVHRLDFTKETCVPSLSNSLDKYGTLSENLCIPKHIDEFSASDKCRDVASAANSLLHMGPTVSKDHVSKDTYPEEVRSGSKVSLVVQDSRLDSNTTKNAGLSEGVPCTAPLQQEICLRGSGLGTEIKSSIPITGSNSSNKGEKRQVHWVTSGDREGAEYLKIRPISNQEVAIAGSVGEETIPDRKKRVGLAGGVEEVILDGVNIESVECKQDKELKRDYGYKEIEAALVRDLTAGVNSFQSSKRKHPHIALSETAASAATNQEMSWNEVNSTQIDGEGDSKKPKIGSSGLYGCSTSRGTNAVDDGFVPHNDMGPCSMVEKRCVEACEEKVIPEDLGTTERYFFPVDSRHVQHFHTVENSVPWKGSSSGDEDKSRDGFPSLELALGAETKPQNKGILPFFVGLADEKNNQDKPLDAVVDEKDDDASASLSLSLSFPFPDKEQPVKPVSKSEQLLPERHHVNTSLLLFGRLPDK